In Salmo salar chromosome ssa03, Ssal_v3.1, whole genome shotgun sequence, a single genomic region encodes these proteins:
- the tnnt1 gene encoding troponin T, slow skeletal muscle isoform X6, with protein sequence MSDVEEEYEGEQAEEEAEEEPEEEPEEEPQEDDGGEEKLPIPKPMVPQLAPPKIPEGDRVDFDDIHRKRMEKDLIELQSLIDVHFDQRKKEEEELIGLKDRIEKRRFERAEVQRVRAEKERDRQNRIAEERQRKEDEEAKKKNDDEAKKKKVLSNMGANFGGFLQKAEHRGRGKRLTGREIKKKTLAERRPTLEIDNLREDALKQQAQEMWNWIYTLESDKFDFIDHMKKQKYQIIVLLNRITSAQKFKKVHGKGKVGGRWK encoded by the exons aggaggcagaggaggagcCAGAGGAGGAGCCAGAAGAAGAACCACAGGAGGACGATGGGGGAG agGAGAAACTCCCCATTCCCAA gCCCATGGTGCCCCAGCTAGCCCCTCCCAAGATTCCAGAGGGGGATAGGGTGGACTTTGAT gaCATCCACAGGAAGAGGATGGAGAAGGACCTCATTGAATTGCAGAGTCTGATTGATGTCCACTTTGACCagaggaagaaggaggaggaggagctcaTTGGGCTGAAGGACCGAATT GAGAAGCGTCGGTTCGAGAGGGCAGAGGTGCAGCGAGTTCGAGCGGAGAAGGAGCGGGACCGGCAGAACAGGATTGCG GAAGAGCGGCAGAGAAAGGAAGATGAGGAGGCTAAAAAGAAGAACGATGACGAGGCCAAGAAGAAGAAGGTTCTTTCCAACATGGGGGCCAACTTTGGGGGTTTCCTGCAAAAG GCGGAGCATCGTGGGAGAGGGAAGCGTCTAACTGGGAGAGAGATCAAGAAGAAGACCTTGGCTGAGAGACGACCCACACTGGAGATCGACAACCTGAGAGAGGACGCCCTGAA GCAACAAGCTCAGGAGATGTGGAACTGGATCTACACGCTGGAGTCGGATAAATTTGACTTCATTGATCACATGAAGAAACAGAAATATCAG ATTATCGTTCTCTTGAATAGAATCACAAGTGCCCAGAAATT TAAAAAGGTCCATGGTAAGGGGAAGGTTGGCGGTCGGTGGAAGTAA
- the tnnt1 gene encoding troponin T, slow skeletal muscle isoform X4 has product MSDVEEEYEGEQAEEEAEEEPEEEPEEEPQEDDGGEKQEYTEQEAQEEEEEKLPIPKPMVPQLAPPKIPEGDRVDFDDIHRKRMEKDLIELQSLIDVHFDQRKKEEEELIGLKDRIEKRRFERAEVQRVRAEKERDRQNRIAEERQRKEDEEAKKKNDDEAKKKKVLSNMGANFGGFLQKAEHRGRGKRLTGREIKKKTLAERRPTLEIDNLREDALKQQAQEMWNWIYTLESDKFDFIDHMKKQKYQIIVLLNRITSAQKFKKVHGKGKVGGRWK; this is encoded by the exons aggaggcagaggaggagcCAGAGGAGGAGCCAGAAGAAGAACCACAGGAGGACGATGGGGGAG AGAAACAAGAGTACACAG AGCAGGAAGCTcaggaggaggaag agGAGAAACTCCCCATTCCCAA gCCCATGGTGCCCCAGCTAGCCCCTCCCAAGATTCCAGAGGGGGATAGGGTGGACTTTGAT gaCATCCACAGGAAGAGGATGGAGAAGGACCTCATTGAATTGCAGAGTCTGATTGATGTCCACTTTGACCagaggaagaaggaggaggaggagctcaTTGGGCTGAAGGACCGAATT GAGAAGCGTCGGTTCGAGAGGGCAGAGGTGCAGCGAGTTCGAGCGGAGAAGGAGCGGGACCGGCAGAACAGGATTGCG GAAGAGCGGCAGAGAAAGGAAGATGAGGAGGCTAAAAAGAAGAACGATGACGAGGCCAAGAAGAAGAAGGTTCTTTCCAACATGGGGGCCAACTTTGGGGGTTTCCTGCAAAAG GCGGAGCATCGTGGGAGAGGGAAGCGTCTAACTGGGAGAGAGATCAAGAAGAAGACCTTGGCTGAGAGACGACCCACACTGGAGATCGACAACCTGAGAGAGGACGCCCTGAA GCAACAAGCTCAGGAGATGTGGAACTGGATCTACACGCTGGAGTCGGATAAATTTGACTTCATTGATCACATGAAGAAACAGAAATATCAG ATTATCGTTCTCTTGAATAGAATCACAAGTGCCCAGAAATT TAAAAAGGTCCATGGTAAGGGGAAGGTTGGCGGTCGGTGGAAGTAA
- the tnnt1 gene encoding troponin T, slow skeletal muscle isoform X5 — protein MSDVEEEYEGEQAEEEAEEEPEEEPEEEPQEDDGGEQEAQEEEEEKLPIPKPMVPQLAPPKIPEGDRVDFDDIHRKRMEKDLIELQSLIDVHFDQRKKEEEELIGLKDRIEKRRFERAEVQRVRAEKERDRQNRIAEERQRKEDEEAKKKNDDEAKKKKVLSNMGANFGGFLQKAEHRGRGKRLTGREIKKKTLAERRPTLEIDNLREDALKQQAQEMWNWIYTLESDKFDFIDHMKKQKYQIIVLLNRITSAQKFKKVHGKGKVGGRWK, from the exons aggaggcagaggaggagcCAGAGGAGGAGCCAGAAGAAGAACCACAGGAGGACGATGGGGGAG AGCAGGAAGCTcaggaggaggaag agGAGAAACTCCCCATTCCCAA gCCCATGGTGCCCCAGCTAGCCCCTCCCAAGATTCCAGAGGGGGATAGGGTGGACTTTGAT gaCATCCACAGGAAGAGGATGGAGAAGGACCTCATTGAATTGCAGAGTCTGATTGATGTCCACTTTGACCagaggaagaaggaggaggaggagctcaTTGGGCTGAAGGACCGAATT GAGAAGCGTCGGTTCGAGAGGGCAGAGGTGCAGCGAGTTCGAGCGGAGAAGGAGCGGGACCGGCAGAACAGGATTGCG GAAGAGCGGCAGAGAAAGGAAGATGAGGAGGCTAAAAAGAAGAACGATGACGAGGCCAAGAAGAAGAAGGTTCTTTCCAACATGGGGGCCAACTTTGGGGGTTTCCTGCAAAAG GCGGAGCATCGTGGGAGAGGGAAGCGTCTAACTGGGAGAGAGATCAAGAAGAAGACCTTGGCTGAGAGACGACCCACACTGGAGATCGACAACCTGAGAGAGGACGCCCTGAA GCAACAAGCTCAGGAGATGTGGAACTGGATCTACACGCTGGAGTCGGATAAATTTGACTTCATTGATCACATGAAGAAACAGAAATATCAG ATTATCGTTCTCTTGAATAGAATCACAAGTGCCCAGAAATT TAAAAAGGTCCATGGTAAGGGGAAGGTTGGCGGTCGGTGGAAGTAA